GCAAATATTTGGACATAGTTAgatatgtttattagcagcacaaaacagtctttattttatctgtgcggccatttttggccaaattatggcaaaaaccCCTATTAAAAATATCGGATTTTTTTACaagattttgttttttgattttttgataaaaaataacccgttttttttcgatagcagtaaaaataatagtccaaaactggaatgctatacctcgttgaattcgtaacaaaattccctatcgatccatgtacatacattgaaatgctaaatttttgccatttttcgcaaattttgatgatggtaccccttatcgaaaatgcgaaaatttgtcaatttttttttccgaaaatcaaaaaagttggaaTAGACATGGTTAGCtgtgtttattagcagcacaaaacagtctttattttacctgtgctgccatttttggtcaagttatggcgaaaacgctgattgaaaatatccgattttttacaacaaatttttttttgattttttgattaaaaataataggTTTTTTTCGATagtccaaaagtggaatgccatacctcgttgaattcgtaacaaaattccctatcgatccatgtacatacattgaaatgctaaatttttgccatttttcgcaaattttgatgatggtaccccttatcgaaaatgcaaaaatttgtcaaattttttttttttgaaaatcaaaaaagttgggatagacatagttatTGGTTGTTTGTAATCCAAAGTTAGCGGGTAGAAAAACAACTTAAGGCTGAATagctttaaatataaaacatttaatgcAAGCAATtgccattttaaattcataaatCGCCTACtttctaatttttatttaatttatttaccaGAACAACCTCTTTGTGTGTACAGTTTCCCAGGGGAGCATTTTGGTTGTTTTCTCTGGAATTATTGCAACCGTTTCGTAATTAGTGAGGCatatacaaatgaaaatgaaatttacaGGGCGACACTCTCCGTTTTGTTGCCTTTTCAGCTGTCAGCATTGAAAAGCTAAACAAACTCGTgcaaaaattatgcaaacaTTCGCAGTGAAAGGGGCAAAAAAGTCAGCATACATTGCAGATGAAAGTACTTCATTAGCGAGAATGCTGAATGTTTATTCCCACATATGCCTGGACACACACTTCCGGTTCCCttttgcaattcaatttgaattcCATTACGTCCAAGTGCGCAGAACCAAAAGGAATCGCTGGCCAAAAGGATAAGGATGCTAGAAATTTGAAAGAATTCCTCCACAAAGCTTGCATTAAATGCTATCGAAAACTATAATCTGATGGAAATCGCTGTAGATGCATTGATTGTCCAGAGAAATCGGATTGTATTGTTTATACACAAATGTAGTATTATGTCTGCCAAATAATGGTGATTTCaatgccatttccatttctgtTTGCTCTGGTTATTTTGAAGAcaatttcattgaaattttCCCATGTTGCGGTCGACGAGATTGGCAGGCAATTAATGATTGGGTGGCTTCGATTTAAATCGGAAATCACTGGCGccagttaaataaataaacaactaAGAGAAACCAAACCCCACGTACACTTAATTTATTGTCATAATTATTACATTTTCCGCTTTCAGTTATTGTATTCATTTCGATTCGCTTATTAATGATGTAACGTTATTAATGCTGTCAGCGTTTccatttatttgtaatttgtttgccaatgtTTTTCGCAGCGCTCGTTATTGTTAATGGTCCTTTGTTTTTACGGCCTCTGGGGTTAAAGTTCGTCCGGCTTTTGTCCAGCTGCTGTCAATGCGAATATTtgtagtttatattttaatattttatgcacTTGCCTGCCAATTGTGTGCATCGTTTGAGTTATGGCCTTTATTTGaccaaagcaaataatatcCAATATCAATCATGGGTCATAAAAAGCTTGTTTTTCACGCTGGTTAAACAGGAAATGGCTTAGCGAAGTGCCAACATTGGGAATTGTTGGCAATGTTGTCAAATAGTTTTATTAAGCCCATGACAATTACGGGTTTATCGAGTTTCTTTGCTTATTTCTCTGCTATTTTATCCTTTTTCGCTGATCAGCCTGCTTTTAGGATTCATCATAATTCGGGTTTGTAATGAAAccatagcatacttttatgGGCCTGCAGTTTATTGAAGTGTAGAATGCGTGTGTAGAAAAAGTATCTTATGTCAAAGGCATGTAAAATGTTTGCTATGTACAATGCAACAGAAATAATGCCACAAAACTGGATTATTCAATCCATTTTGTaacaattaaacatttttccgTGTTGATGCCCCTGATATGCGCACATAACTTATTCAGTTGCGTGCGACGTCGACACTTTGCAATGCAGAAGGGAATCCCCCAGAATGTTGTAGCTAATTTAGTGGCTCTAATTATTCATGCCACCAAAATGTTgccagcaacatgttgccggTTGAATTGCGTCGAGAGCTCCAGGAGCCGCACTTGAAAAATTAATGAGAGCCACTCGAATCGCTAATCACATGTAAGTGAAGCGTTCTCTGGCCAACCCTCATCCATGGAGGAAGGTATTCCTGGTGGACGGGGCAGAACAGGAAGCCCCTGTCGATTGCCGGGGCGTGGATACATTAAACTCGTGAGGGTTGCGTTTTTGCTGAATGCCattgtttgatttttattcatattacACTTTCACAATAGAAAACTTATCCCTATGTCggatacaaaatatttcaattagttGGTAGTCCTAACTAAATTCGAGGGTTGCTCGGCCCGCAATTCCGTAAACTATATCACATGTACTTATGCATAGAACAAAACAAATTCCTAATTACTTTCACCTATCGTTCCCTTTGCAGTTCGATATTATTTGACCCGCCCCATGATAACCCCGCGTAATAATTATTTTCTACATCTCGATGCTTTTGGCCTGCAGACTCCTCAGGATGCCGAGTAGCTGCAGGGACTCCAGTGGCTCGAAGTCATCTGCATAGCGCACAGATGACGGCTTCACCACATGACGCTCCCTGGGCATATCCAGCACTAATGGCAGTTGTTCGGCCATCACGGAATGGTGCGTGATCAGGGCTTTCAGGCTGGTGAACTGCTTCTTGGCTCCCTTCAGGCGGTACATCTGGTTCCGGGTGGACTGCACCGGATACGTCTTCACCTTGTTGCTCCTCTCGAGTCGCAGCACCAGTTCGAAATGCCGCGGAGTACTGCGTCGCAGCAGAAAGCTTCCAGGTGTCGCCTGCTGCAGATGCTCCAGAGCTGCCTTCGCTGTGATCCTGGGCTGATACCACGGACATGCCAGGAGCTCCggctcctcgtcctcatcgtcGTCGGAGTTCTGGTGGGCGCTGATGTATCTGGTGAAGAGAGGTGCGGCTCGGCGGCGTTTGCTCATGGTGTTGGGGGAATTCTCAGCCAAAAGTTGACAGCAATCGGAGATCCCGGCATCGGAGTCCTCTTCTGCGTCCTTCTCCTCTTCGGGATTGGAGTCACTGCTCGGCTGACTGCTCTGCCAGCAGTTGAGGGAAAGCAGGGACTTTTGGGGCGAGCGTTTGGGCGTGGttgggctgctgctgctggtggtgctgctgccggtggagctgcagctgcagtccGCATCGcgttcctcctcctcttcttcCGCGTCGGCGTGGTACGAGGAGTCGAGAAGGTCCTGCtaagagaaagaaaaagaacCAATTAAATAACCATTCAAAAGAAAGGGTTCTTAAAGTCATGCTAACACTTATGAAAACCTTTTTGGGTTAACCACAATATTTAGCCCAAAATGGTTCCGCATATCAAAATGTTAATTCACATAGACCCCACATCAAAAAAGGGTTCTCCTAGTTTGGTAATTGTAGACTAGTTCTTAATACAATATATGTTTATACCATACACACCTCATCATAATCGCTCGTAGGTTCTTCGTTCAAGATCTGTTCCTTGTGCGAGGGTTGCGCGAAGAGTTTTCGCTGCAGGAAACTTTTCATGCTGTCGTAGACCTTGTGTGTGCGACTCTGGATCGGTTCCTGTTTGTCCATTTCTCCGGCGGCTGGAAATTGCAGCTTGTTGCTCCATTCCTCGCACTTCTCAAAGGACGAGTTTGTATTGTATTGACCATAGATGTCCGAATAGCCAGGACATTTGATGGCATTGCGTAGCTGTCGGGCGAGAACAATCAAGATGGacattttttgttagttttggTCAGGAAATTTGTAGAAAAAGTGTTTGGACTGTCCCTATAAATCTTATCTACGTCGGGGTTTCCCATTTCACTCGAAGAACACTCTTATGCAACGAACCACGCAGATAACACACACTGCCATCCCATTATCCTGGCTTTGTTCTGCTTTCGCCTTTGTTGAGCCAATCCCATTCTCAGTCCTATTTTCGTTCCCATTCCCTTCTCTAAAAACCCATGACTGCTTTGCTAATGCTTTTGGGTCACTGCTGCTGTGATATCCTTGTAATGCGCTTGCTCTACTTGTTCATTGTTGTACAATTTGCCAGTCCGTTGTTTTCCCTGCTCGTATTTGCCTTTCATTTcgtttataaaatattcatatgcCGCTCTGGCGGAGAGTTGCTAGTGGGTTCTTGTTTTTTCAACACCTACTTTCGctttaaaaatgcttaaatagTTCTCACCTTTACGTGGGACCATTCAACACTTTAGTCGGTGTTTGCTGGAGGCGAAGCAGTTAGGGATATTTATaccaaatatataataataatttctagTAAGTACGCTAAATGAAAATCTGAGTATGAAGGTGCCTTTGTCCATTGAATCGGAACATTGAATATGGATTTGGCTGCCACCACCTCGCCGTCTTTACCTTTCCCGTAATTCCAAGTGCAATAGCACTCTTCACCCTTCAGATTCACCCCTTGTTTTTGTGCATTGTGAACCCAAAATGCATTGCACCCTTcatcacgcacacacactcgaaggaaaaatggcaaaataatgAGCAATCGATTGAAAAAGGAGTGCAGGACACAATGGAAATCCGACGACCAGGTAGAACTCGAAGTgggattacgaaattgaattcgaTTGGGAGTGGCTGGGGGCTTTATAATTCAACACATTCAATAAATTAGTGGTTTGGGAAGGCAAACAAAGGAAGTGCAGACATAGAACTTCCGTTGCAGGCCATCCCATACCCattgatttgcatttccaATATCTTGTTTATATGTGAACAAACATGAAGGGCCCCTTCACCACCGAAAAAACTGTTGCTACATCTTGGCCAGTTGGACATTAATTCTTGGCCAACGAGCCATGGCCAAAAGAGGCAAAAGAGTTTTCTTTGATGTGGCCACGCAGCGCATAAATCTGTTGaaagttgttgttgtcttcGGCTGTGGGGTAAAAGCGGCGTGAAATGCCTCAAAAGTGTACCTTTTATCGGCTTAAATCAAACACAATGGGGCAACAAGCGTTTAATGGCTACGATTCTTGCCAGCTACATgagttttaatttatgcaaggCCAGTCCGAGTCCAAATCCGAGTCCGAGTCAAGCAAGAGAATAGGGAACAGTGCTGTAATTTCAATGATAATAGAGCCCAAAGAAAATTGGGATCGAAATAAAATCCAGCACAGCACACAGTAGTGGCCCAAAGGTGTTGGCGTGCTGGCCCTGTTCATCTTTGTTGGTGTTCGTGCTAATGCAATAATCATAGGTCTATCCCCCCCCCGACTCCAACTCCGACTCCGACCCAATTGGTTTTATATTCCGATCCTGCCCCGCGGAAAGGTTGAGCTCTAATTGATGATGAAACAGCGCCCCGGGCCGgctttccattccattcttgGCCAAAGAGCtcttttgtttggccagcGAGGTGTTAGCATATTTTCGTAATCAAAATGTGTTACAATAAAAACTCAGGTAACCGAATCGAGGCACCTTCGACAGCTGACGGACAAGAAGGTAGAGGACCCTTTGGTCTTTTCCCTTTTGGGTCTTATGAAAACAGttgttaaattttcatttattgtgCATTTAGATAGatgcagagagagagagagggggggTACAGAAATTAGTTGAAGTGCCCGGAGTGAGTCGatgaatttattgaaatgtttCCTTTGTGCGCCACTTGAGGTCCCACCGACATATGCCTGAATTTTTGAGCTCGCTCTGTGAAAATCAAGCAGCTGCTGAAGGGtcttgaaaaacaaaaaccaccCCACCACTCAAGCAGCCCACAACTTTCCACCTTCGGAAGTGGTTTCCACTGGCAAACTGgtaaactggcaaactggtGGCTTTTAAATTGCAACCGCAATAACCAACTAACCGGCTACTTATCCGCTCACAAATTGGGCAATTGCCAAAGCAGCTGTgctgccaaaacaaaaactccGCCCAATTCAGTTGCCACCCCCTAAAATGCCACCCACtccaaaaaaatgttgcagcAACTGTATCAAtgaatttttgtaaaattccTTAAGACATTTCACTATCGAAATTAGtaatatttcatttggctCCGGGCCATTAGTCGTGCGTTTCTGAATATTTTGTAGTCATCTCGCTTTTAGTTCCAGCTAATTTGACAGTTTTATGCCACACCAAAAGAAACTCAAAGTGATCCCAGCACGGACACACGTGTCGGGGCTTTCAAAATGTCAGAGATACATGGACTTACGAGTAGTTTatgacattttttaaaacacgTCCCGCACACATTACTCCCCCGTCCCCCACCGATGAACGAAAAAATTTGGTTTTTCAGTGAGTTGGTTTTTCTTTTAGTTGGTTAAACGAGTTCGTTTTTGGGGAGCTCGTAAAATGATTTTCTCACTAATTTAGTTTTATACGCGAGGAAAAATGTTTATAGTTTCAGCTTTTTGGTATGTTTTGTAAgttttttattacaattagCTTTGCCTTTGCCTGGAAAATCCTTTGTTTAGACACATGTGGCGTGTGGCATTGGCTTTTTTTTATGGGCCTCCCTTTGTTTCATTTTCCTGTGGCATTTTTATAGGTGTAAAAAATTGGGtcatataaaaatttattgaaatgtgAATCGAATTAAGCTGTTTCCCTTCAGCCGTTTTGTTTTATGCGTGTTTAAAAACCGTTTTGATGGGtttattaaatgcaaatgaaaattgttgaaattttaattgcgtTTTATGGGCACATCGCTTTGGggtttcttctttttttttgttgcgtGGGTTGTTCAAGAGATGAATctcaggttttttttttagatattttgAAGAGCAGGCAATGAACTCTTGGACTTTATCACTTTGAGAGATGGTGAACAATTTAATTAGAGACTCTGACAACTTTCTGTACCACTCCAATACGTCGGctcttgtgtgtgtgtgtgtgtggaaagtCTAGTAACTGGGCTTGCAAATAGTTTTCCCCGAGTCTAGTCGTCTAATGCACACAAATCCTTGGTGGGAAGCCATATGAAACTCAAACACGGACAACTGACTGGTGATAACGATGATGTTGGCTAGCTTCTCTATACTAGGTACTCGGTAGTACTCAGTACTCCGTTCTCTGTTGCCAGACtaagccaaaaccaaaaactattTGCAGCCAGAGGAGTTTTGGATGGGATGGGTATAGGGGATAGGGGTTAGGGGATAGGGAACAAGGGCTAGGAGGAGCTGCAAAAAGAAGAGATATTGAGGGTTGGGCGGCTCGGATACCGTTGAAAgcttttttgcatatttgcattaCATTTTCATGGCGTGGCATGTGGCGAACAAAACGAAGAGGGGCGAAAATTTATATTGAGTCGAGCGTAAAAATAACAATGCAGACAGTTGATGGTCGAGGCGGCAGACGGCAGACGGCATGAAAATAAGTGAAATTGTTGTTTACTCAAAGCGACGTGGCCATTCGGCGGTAGTTGGGCAAAATATGGAGCATAAATTACATAGCATGCAAGTCGAATGCAGTCGCCGGCTATTTAATTATGCTCATCAATTTGTGCAGCCTGCAGTTTGCAGATTGCACTTTTCCCCAATAAATCTTGGGGCATTGTGAACAAGGCGTCTGCTTGGAAATTCCTAATTAAATGCACTCACAAGCGGTGCAATTAATTTTCTATCCTTAGCGCTCCCTTTTCCCCTCCCCAGGGGCATCACCCGAAAAATCAAAGAGTCTGCATGTAAAATACATGTGTAGAACACAAGCATCCAAATAAACATTAATCACTGCCCTTGAAAAGGGAGTGCAGAGACGAGTTCTACGAGAGTTCTTTGGGAAAAGTGCATTAAAATGCCTTAGAATTTGAATGCCTCAGCTCATTGCTGCTAATCGTCGCCAGCagttgatttaattttagcTGCATCTCATCGAGAATTATGAGGCCCATCACGGGATCTCTGCCGTCGAGGAAATCCACTTAGGCAGGGCGTTGAAGGCACCAGAGCATGGCATCATAAGCCACACGAAAAGGAAAATGCTTTCGGCCTGATTTCCCCAGCACAAGTCACTTGAATCCATTGTCTGTTCGGGAAAGTTTATGCGGAAActgatttttgaattttccaaattCGTATGGCACAACTTCATGATGATATAAACTTTGGTAGTTGCATGCCCACTTTAACTAACGATGCATATactttaaaacaaattattaaacatcATATTAGGCTAAAAAGATTTCTTTAATTTATCAAATATCTTTCCATATTCCCATTAATTGTGTGATAAATGGTGCttttttactatttaaatatttttcacattccACGcgctttatttaattatatctGATGCAGATGGGTCGTGATACTTTGTTATACTTGAAGCGGAATATGAGATGAGTTTGAAAAAGTTTCcctttgattaattaattaaaaagtgcCAGCCTAATGAAATGTAATCAAATACTTATCCGGGGAATAATCTCTTGTTCATAAACACTTTGGCAGGCCTCATAAACCCCTCGAGCGCAGTTCACTTTAATAAACCCGCTACAAAGTCGATTTGATCATCTCCGACTTAATTGTCTCCGATTTTAATCTAGCAATATGGTTGCAGTCGGCATATGGTCAACGCAGACAGAGAGACAGACCCAGGCCAGTTGTGTGACAATTTTATTAGTTCTGGTCCCTCTCGATATGTGGATATGTGGATTTCTCGGTTCTGCAGCTCGTGACGATTCCGTTTTGTATCTTTGACCCGCGATAGGCGAGATGTCTTTTATCTGTTGCGAGCCGGCTAATTGAAATCGTTTGTCAGCACAGAGCCAGTTGGCTCTGTAAacagagtgtgtgtgtctggtAATAGATTTTGATAACGGATGCGTTGCGGTGGGGTTTACGGGGAGGTGTCGAGCGATTTATACACGGAGATCTAAGGGATATAAGAGGGCGCATTCTTGCACTTTTCAGCTTGAAGAAGTCTCTTTTGTGGGCCTCGTGGCTTCTTGGTAAAACAACTCCCGTTGCGACCACACCCAGACTTCCCGTTTCAAAAGACAATCCTTTTGGGAGCCAAAACAACCAACACCTACACCTAAACCTAAAATTGAATGCGAGGCGAGGAAGATAGATTTTCATAGATCAAAACAAAGGGAGTCCAGAGAGACGAGATACAGAAGGCGATGGGTGTCAATTCCAGTGAAAAATGACTGGATGAAAAATGCAAAGGTCGGCATAAAAGGAGGCGGAGGCAAAACGCAAACTGTCATTCAGTTTAAAATTACAAACTTTTCTCTCTGCTCGTCGCTATCTCGTCGTGGTTCGTCGTTGttcttttaaacaaatattttgataaatgcTGCTCAGATGTCGGAGCATTGTTACAAATGCCATTGTatctgtgagtgtgtgcagCATCTACGGATGGATGGCTGCCAAGTCAAATAAGGAGATTAGTGAAGTAAAGTAGCTGCGGTCTCGAAGAAAAGTTGACTTTGCATTCAGGTAGCTGCCAAGGCAGTTTGTCTTAATTAAGCTATCGTTAGAAGGCCTATCGCCTTTTGGGCATCGCGACTAGACGGTAAAGCCTAGTTAGCGCTTATCTCgaatcaaaaacaaataacataTGCGCTTTGTTTGCATATAGAAATGCATTTTGTCAATTCGAATCAATCACTATCTTTATGGGGCCAACATatgttttgatttcaattcCCGAATCGAGATTCGGGCTTCGTTTGCTGTTTGCTCTACTTATCGCCAGAAATCAGGCTGCAtttacaatttgatttatttgtattcaGATTTACGCTGGGCTTAGCTCGCTCACTATCGTCCCCCTCTgtttgcatatacatatactttgatttagtttttatgcaaatcatatttatttggccCTATGTGATTTAGTGTTCCACTGATTTACGTCGACAGTCGAGTTTATTATGCTGCGCTGTCATTGTTCTATTTGTTGTTGCATTTGGCTTGGTGTGGCCGAGTTGTTGTTCGTGGTATCTCTGACactaaatcattttaattgttgtCGTTCGTGTTTTGAATACGGCCATGCCCCCGTTTCCGCCCCTCCTCCACTGGTCGACGTGGCGGGGAGTTCACTGTAGATAGTGCTAAGTGTGCGTGGGTTGCCCAAAGTTGTACTTCGATGGTGTGTGGGGAGTGTGAAATGTGCATAGACTGTTAGATTCTTCTGAGACCAGATCAGCTTGAGTCATCAAGGGCATGGATATTTATGGAGATGTATTGGGGATACGCTAGAACTTTCTCATGAAACTTGGAGGATTTAAAAGTATCTTTAATGTATCTGCTTGTAGATCTTTGTCAGATGTACATACTATAGAACATAAGTAAAGTCCATTACTCATTTATAATTGAAGGGTTAATGAAAACTGACTTAGCATAGTTGTTTATCGGCCTGCCTTAAGGACCCAAAAAGTcttaaaagaaaaaggaaCTCTATTTAACCCATTCTTTGGAATCTTTAAACCTCTTTAAACTAATAAACTAAAAGTATGGCTTTAAGTAATCCATCTAAAACCCTTAAAAAACCCTAGTTCTTTAAAGTAAGGGATCTTAAGACTCTTACCATCTTGTTCTTCTGCTGCGTATCCTTTTTGCTGATGTTTTTGTTGATGCTATCCGTGGCGCCAAAGCGATTGTATTGGAACAGGCGACCCATTTTACTCAGATTTGAAGATAATTCTTCGGGTTTGTTTACACTTTGCTCTTTAAACACAAGCACAATATGCTAAAGTCGTAATTTCAAGAACTTTATGCGCCCTTCAAGACAACTCAATAACTAAGCGCgtaaatgcaatttgaatCGCAGTCGAAGTCCGGCGAGTGTTCAGTTTCGGTTATAGGTTCGTTTCGAATTCGAAgtcgtattcgtattcggaTTTCGAGTCCCGGGAGCGATACGAGCGATCGGTTCGAAGTGCGCAGAGGGAATGAAATCCACGGGGCGACTGCATC
This portion of the Drosophila santomea strain STO CAGO 1482 chromosome 3L, Prin_Dsan_1.1, whole genome shotgun sequence genome encodes:
- the LOC120449164 gene encoding uncharacterized protein LOC120449164 isoform X1, with protein sequence MGRLFQYNRFGATDSINKNISKKDTQQKNKMLRNAIKCPGYSDIYGQYNTNSSFEKCEEWSNKLQFPAAGEMDKQEPIQSRTHKVYDSMKSFLQRKLFAQPSHKEQILNEEPTSDYDEQDLLDSSYHADAEEEEEERDADCSCSSTGSSTTSSSSPTTPKRSPQKSLLSLNCWQSSQPSSDSNPEEEKDAEEDSDAGISDCCQLLAENSPNTMSKRRRAAPLFTRYISAHQNSDDDEDEEPELLACPWYQPRITAKAALEHLQQATPGSFLLRRSTPRHFELVLRLERSNKVKTYPVQSTRNQMYRLKGAKKQFTSLKALITHHSVMAEQLPLVLDMPRERHVVKPSSVRYADDFEPLESLQLLGILRSLQAKSIEM
- the LOC120449164 gene encoding uncharacterized protein LOC120449164 isoform X2, producing MGRLFQYNRFGATDSINKNISKKDTQQKNKMLRNAIKCPGYSDIYGQYNTNSSFEKCEEWSNKLQFPAAGEMDKQEPIQSRTHKVYDSMKSFLQRKLFAQPSHKEQILNEEPTSDYDEDLLDSSYHADAEEEEEERDADCSCSSTGSSTTSSSSPTTPKRSPQKSLLSLNCWQSSQPSSDSNPEEEKDAEEDSDAGISDCCQLLAENSPNTMSKRRRAAPLFTRYISAHQNSDDDEDEEPELLACPWYQPRITAKAALEHLQQATPGSFLLRRSTPRHFELVLRLERSNKVKTYPVQSTRNQMYRLKGAKKQFTSLKALITHHSVMAEQLPLVLDMPRERHVVKPSSVRYADDFEPLESLQLLGILRSLQAKSIEM